A window of Mycobacteriales bacterium contains these coding sequences:
- a CDS encoding ECF transporter S component, with protein MSARVRALPLKPRSAAALTFVSLVGAVAFCWPLFAHPKGTVDTAHAGDAPWLFVLLLPLILAVLFAELSEGALDAKAVAMLGVLAAFGAGLRLPGGGAGVELVFFLVVLGGYALGRGFGFVLGAVTLFASALLTAGVGPWLPFQMLGAGWVGLFAGFLPHPKRPWAELGVLAAYGVVSAFVYGFVLNLWFWPFGISGSSSLAFVPDASLVVNARHFWAFHVSSSLGFDAVRAVSNVVLLLAVGRPVLAALRRAARRAAFGETPEFS; from the coding sequence CTGGTGGGGGCGGTGGCGTTCTGCTGGCCGCTGTTCGCGCACCCCAAGGGGACCGTCGACACGGCGCACGCCGGCGACGCGCCGTGGCTGTTCGTGCTGCTGCTGCCGCTGATCCTCGCCGTGCTGTTCGCCGAGCTGTCCGAGGGCGCGCTCGACGCGAAGGCGGTCGCGATGCTCGGCGTCCTCGCGGCGTTCGGCGCCGGGCTGCGGCTGCCCGGCGGCGGCGCGGGCGTCGAGCTGGTGTTCTTCCTCGTCGTGCTCGGCGGGTACGCGCTCGGCCGCGGCTTCGGCTTCGTGCTCGGCGCCGTGACGCTGTTCGCGTCCGCGCTGCTCACCGCCGGCGTCGGGCCGTGGCTGCCGTTCCAGATGCTCGGCGCCGGGTGGGTCGGGCTGTTCGCCGGCTTCCTGCCGCACCCGAAGCGGCCGTGGGCGGAGCTCGGCGTGCTCGCCGCCTACGGCGTCGTCTCGGCGTTCGTCTACGGCTTCGTGCTCAACCTGTGGTTCTGGCCGTTCGGCATCAGCGGGTCGTCGTCGCTCGCGTTCGTGCCGGACGCGTCGCTCGTCGTCAACGCCCGCCACTTCTGGGCGTTCCACGTCTCCTCGTCGCTCGGCTTCGACGCCGTGCGGGCGGTGAGCAACGTCGTCCTCCTGCTGGCCGTGGGCCGCCCGGTGCTGGCGGCGTTGCGGCGCGCGGCGCGGCGGGCGGCGTTCGGCGAGACGCCGGAGTTCTCGTGA